A part of Drosophila bipectinata strain 14024-0381.07 chromosome 3L, DbipHiC1v2, whole genome shotgun sequence genomic DNA contains:
- the Spf30 gene encoding survival of motor neuron-related-splicing factor 30 isoform X2, which translates to MTDELQNYKLQLQQVEAALQTDPKNEELLKLKSDLGEVITLTRDLIQTQLEEQQKSSYVEPSSTKAASSNYFDEIEAALLEAEKIVSAAKVWKIGDKCQAKWKEDRQYYDATIEDISSGGEVYVIFDAYQNRSTTTLKDLRERTSRSEVFPSNKRHRPNQKEYLKKRKQKKQQRFKDLEEERESDKNKWLHFTSKNQKKGMKVKSIFASPDNVSGRVGIGTCGTAGKGMTDFTVGEKYRKGL; encoded by the exons ATGACGGACGAATTGCAAAACTACAAATTACAATTGCAACAG GTTGAAGCTGCACTGCAAACTGACCCAAAAAATGAAGAGTTGTTAAAACTTAAAAGTGACCTTGGTGAGGTTATAACACTTACAAGAGATTTAATACAAACCCAACTAGAAGAACAGCAAAAGTCGTCATATGTGGAACCTTCCTCAACTAAAGCAGCATCTTCAAActatttcgacgaaattgaaGCTGCACTTTTAGAGGCCGAAAAAATAGTATCAGCAGCTAAGGTTTGGAAAATTGGCGATAAATGTCAAGCTAAATGGAAGGAGGATCGTCAATACTATGATGCAACTATTGAAGATATATCAAGTGGAGGTGAAGTTTATGTTATATTTGATGCCTATCAAAATCGTTCTACAACAACTTTGAAAGATCTGCGAGAAAGAACTTCCCGTTCTGAAGTTTTTCCATCAAAcaa acgGCATAGACCGAACCAAaaggaatatttaaaaaaacgtaaacaaaAGAAACAACAACGTTTTAAAGACTTGGAGGAGGAACGTGAatctgataaaaataaatggctTCATTTTACAagtaaaaatcaaaaaaaaggaatgaaAGTCAAAAGTATATTTGCCTCCCCGGATAATGTCAGTGGGAGAGTGGGAATCGGTACTTGTGGAACGGCAGGAAAAGGCATGACTGATTTTACGGTAGGCGAAAAATACCGAAAAGgactttaa
- the Spf30 gene encoding survival of motor neuron-related-splicing factor 30 isoform X1: MNCLVVIIQDDHISVEHLLECYSHLITLCLVEAALQTDPKNEELLKLKSDLGEVITLTRDLIQTQLEEQQKSSYVEPSSTKAASSNYFDEIEAALLEAEKIVSAAKVWKIGDKCQAKWKEDRQYYDATIEDISSGGEVYVIFDAYQNRSTTTLKDLRERTSRSEVFPSNKRHRPNQKEYLKKRKQKKQQRFKDLEEERESDKNKWLHFTSKNQKKGMKVKSIFASPDNVSGRVGIGTCGTAGKGMTDFTVGEKYRKGL, translated from the exons ATGAATTGCTTGGTCGTAATTATACAAGATGACCATATTTCTGTCGAACATCTGCTGGAATGCTACTCTCATCTAATCACACTTTGTCTT GTTGAAGCTGCACTGCAAACTGACCCAAAAAATGAAGAGTTGTTAAAACTTAAAAGTGACCTTGGTGAGGTTATAACACTTACAAGAGATTTAATACAAACCCAACTAGAAGAACAGCAAAAGTCGTCATATGTGGAACCTTCCTCAACTAAAGCAGCATCTTCAAActatttcgacgaaattgaaGCTGCACTTTTAGAGGCCGAAAAAATAGTATCAGCAGCTAAGGTTTGGAAAATTGGCGATAAATGTCAAGCTAAATGGAAGGAGGATCGTCAATACTATGATGCAACTATTGAAGATATATCAAGTGGAGGTGAAGTTTATGTTATATTTGATGCCTATCAAAATCGTTCTACAACAACTTTGAAAGATCTGCGAGAAAGAACTTCCCGTTCTGAAGTTTTTCCATCAAAcaa acgGCATAGACCGAACCAAaaggaatatttaaaaaaacgtaaacaaaAGAAACAACAACGTTTTAAAGACTTGGAGGAGGAACGTGAatctgataaaaataaatggctTCATTTTACAagtaaaaatcaaaaaaaaggaatgaaAGTCAAAAGTATATTTGCCTCCCCGGATAATGTCAGTGGGAGAGTGGGAATCGGTACTTGTGGAACGGCAGGAAAAGGCATGACTGATTTTACGGTAGGCGAAAAATACCGAAAAGgactttaa